One part of the Rutidosis leptorrhynchoides isolate AG116_Rl617_1_P2 chromosome 1, CSIRO_AGI_Rlap_v1, whole genome shotgun sequence genome encodes these proteins:
- the LOC139885836 gene encoding transcription initiation factor TFIID subunit 6-like: protein MSVVEKETIQVVQQTIGVSNLSPDVYPDLAADIEYRLREIMQEAIKCMHHSKRTAMTSDDVDTALQIRRMEPLYVGSGNSLRFKRAARSKDMFYVESKDVELREVIESPLPKAPLDTAVVSHWLAIEGVQPATPENAPLEVLLAPVDNKKPDSKEDAISGGENKTPVKHVLSIELQLYFEKVTDVTVSRSNSIIFDKALLSLATDAGLHPLVPYFVYFVAEEVTRKLNNLHLLFALMRLVRSLLENPHLHIEPYLHQLMPSVMTCLVSKNLGNKFTDNHWDLRNFTANLVGLICGRFGYGYHNLHLRVSRTLLHAFMDPTKTFSQHYGAIKGITALGPSVVRQLILPNLDSYLQFIEPEMQLDKQKNESRRQEAWRVHGALMRAAGLCIYSQLRMIPNFLSPPTHSIWKRNGKFGTANPNKRKAASMNNLMEQPLKKVATGDGSHLVKVEMQGAASGFSITRGGSDVGMPRYLPNDNMAGVNGRRDKFSASQISSIAVSRAWKKEINAGHLLPKLYEIFGQSMFHFVPSPELCNLHL, encoded by the exons ATGAGCGTTGTAGAGAAAGAAACCATTCAAGTGGTGCAACAAACCATCGGCGTTTCCAATTTATCGCCGGATGTTTATCCTGATCTAGCTGCAGATATTGAGTATCGTCTTCGTGAGATCATGCAG GAGGCTATAAAATGTATGCATCATTCAAAGCGAACTGCTATGACTTCTGATGATGTGGATACTGCCCTTCAAATAAGAAGAATGGAG CCATTATACGTTGGATCCGGGAACTCTTTGCGGTTCAAAAGAGCTGCCAGGAGTAAGGATATGTTCTATGTAGAGAGTAAGGATGTGGAACTTAGAGAG GTGATTGAATCCCCGCTTCCCAAAGCACCTCTAGATACTGCAGTTGTCAGTCACTGGCTCGCGATTGAAGGGGTACAGCCTGCTACTCCTGAAAATGCTCCCCTTGAAG TACTTTTAGCCCCTGTCGATAACAAGAAACCTGATAGCAAAGAAGACGCGATTTCTGGCGGTGAAAATAAAACTCCTGTGAAGCACGTGCTCTCGATAGAGCTTCAG CTTTACTTTGAAAAGGTCACAGACGTCACTGTGAGTCGGTCAAACTCCATCATCTTTGACAAAGCGTTATTGAGCTTAGCAACTGATGCAGGGCTCCATCCGTTGGTTCCTTACTTTGTATATTTTGTTGCTGAAGAG GTCACTCGTAAGTTAAACAACCTCCATCTTCTTTTTGCTTTAATGCGCCTTGTCCGTAGTCTTCTAGAGAATCCTCACCTACACATTGAACCATAT CTGCACCAACTGATGCCGTCTGTAATGACCTGCCTTGTTTCAAAAAACCTGGGAAACAAGTTCACCGATAACCACTGGGACCTGAGAAACTTCACCGCGAACCTTGTGGGCTTGATATGCGGaag GTTTGGGTATGGGTATCATAATCTCCATCTACGTGTGAGTAGGACTCTTCTTCACGCTTTTATGGATCCTACAAAAACGTTTTCCCAGCATTATGGTGCTATAAAAGGGATTACTGCCCTTGGACCGAGTGTG GTTCGACAGCTTATCCTACCAAATCTTGATTCATATCTACAATTTATAGAACCCGAAATGCAACTAGATAAGCAAAAGAATGAGAGTAGAAGACAGGAGGCCTGGCGAGTACATGGTGCCTTAATG CGTGCAGCTGGACTTTGTATTTACAGTCAACTGAGGATGATCCCCAATTTCTTATCTCCACCAACACATAGCATCTGGAAGAGAAATGGAAAATTCGGGACAGCAAATCCTA ACAAACGGAAGGCAGCAAGTATGAACAACTTGATGGAGCAGCCGCTTAAAAAAGTAGCAACAGGTGACGGTTCACATTTGGTAAAGGTAGAAATGCAAGGAGCCGCTAGCGGCTTTTCAATTACTCGTGGCGGCTCAGATGTCGGGATGCCTAGGTATTTGCCTAATGACAACATGGCAGGGGTTAACGGCAGGCGGGATAAGTTTAGTGCATCTCAAATATCATCAATTGCAGTATCCAGAGCATGGAAAAAGGAAATAAATGCAGGACACTTGCTTCCTAAACTCTATGAAATTTTTGGTCAAAGCATGTTTCACTTTGTACCTTCCCCTGAATTGTGTAATCTACACCTTTAA
- the LOC139885837 gene encoding cell division protein FtsZ homolog 1, chloroplastic-like — protein sequence MATHSYTILQLSGYQSTSNNCINAGTTLLSSSSSLCFKPSRAPRRLGCRRSGVCCSFSSMESAKIKVVGVGGGGNNAVNRMIGSGLQGVDFYAINTDSQALVQSVAQNPIQIGELLTRGLGTGGNPLLGEQAAEESKEAIGNALKGSDLVFITAGMGGGTGSGAAPVVAQIAKEAGYLTVGVVTYPFSFEGRKRSVQALEAIEKLQKNVDTLIVIPNDRLLDIADENTPLQDAFLLADDVLRQGVQGISDIITIPGLVNVDFADVKAVMKDSGTAMLGVGVSSSKNRAEEAAEQATLAPLIGSSIQSATGVVYNITGGKDITLQEVNRVSQVVTSLADPSANIIFGAVVDERYNGEIHVTIVATGFAQSFQKSLLANPKGAKLVDRNQEAVQPLISPKSLNMPSATPSRSRKLFF from the exons ATGGCCACACACTCGTACACAATCCTTCAACTCTCTGGTTATCAAAGTACCAGTAACAATTGCATAAATGCAGGAACAACTCTTCTATCTTCTTCGTCCTCTTTGTGCTTCAAACCATCTAGGGCTCCCCGGCGATTGGGATGTCGGCGTTCCGGCGTATGCTGTTCCTTCTCTTCAATGGAGTCTGCAAAGATTAAGGTTGTCGGCGTCGGTGGCGGTGGCAACAATGCCGTTAATCGCATGATTGGTAGCGGTTTGCAG GGTGTTGATTTTTACGCCATTAACACGGATTCTCAAGCGCTTGTTCAATCCGTTGCGCAAAACCCAATTCAAATCGGAGAGCTTTTGACTCGTGGACTTG GTACTGGTGGGAATCCGCTTTTAGGAGAACAGGCTGCAGAGGAATCGAAGGAAGCGATTGGTAATGCTCTTAAAGGATCGGATCTTGTGTTCATAACAGCAGGTATGGGTGGCGGTACAGGCTCCGGTGCCGCTCCAGTAGTAGCACAGATTGCAAAGGAAGCTGGATATTTAACTGTTGGGGTCGTTACTTATCCATTCAGCTTTGAAGGACGTAAAAGATCAGTCCAG GCTTTGGAGGCTATTGAGAAGCTGCAAAAGAATGTTGACACTCTTATAGTAATCCCAAATGATCGATTACTGGATATTGCTGATGAAAACACACCCCTTCAGGATGCTTTTTTACTTGCTGATGATGTACTCCGCCAAGGAGTTCAAGGAATTTCAGATATTATTACG ATTCCTGGGCTGGTGAATGTGGACTTTGCTGATGTTAAAGCAGTGATGAAAGATTCTGGAACTGCAATGCTTGGTGTGGGGGTTTCGTCAAGCAAAAATCGAGCTGAAGAAGCAGCTGAACAAGCAACTCTGGCACCTTTGATTGGTTCATCGATCCAATCTGCGACTGGAGTCGTTTATAACATTACTGGTGGGAAAGATATAACGTTGCAAGAAGTCAATAGGGTATCTcag GTGGTAACAAGTTTGGCAGATCCTTCAGCAAACATTATATTTGGGGCGGTTGTGGATGAGAGATACAACGGGGAGATCCATGTGACTATCGTTGCTACAGGATTTGCACAATCGTTTCAGAAATCTCTTTTAGCTAACCCTAAAGGAGCAAAACTTGTCGATAGAAATCAAGAAGCCGTACAACCTTTAATCTCCCCAAAATCTTTGAACATGCCATCTGCTACTCCATCTCGCTCTAGGAAACTCTTCTTTTAA